The Chaetodon trifascialis isolate fChaTrf1 chromosome 17, fChaTrf1.hap1, whole genome shotgun sequence genome has a segment encoding these proteins:
- the LOC139345891 gene encoding nucleolar protein dao-5-like isoform X2, whose translation MRSIKMDCSTADEATNVVQDSPALDDSSDDEPLIKMKTVSAPAKRPVTKNSPSTRSNGTHSNKADESSDNEPLIKIAKVSSKAVNKSFTVPPKKTVSTKERESQDNADGSDDEPLSELAKRLQSKPQRKASVVSSRKATPVMKSKRNSAKKTVKYAESSSDDSDDEPLATTKRKLTKALEEQKSKKTKQKLKDKSLKDSSSDDDDDDVPLVNLIAKKKPVKKNTKTTAVSHGSASRNRRGLSDDSSEDEPLINFVKKNRTDKQTKTKMKASAQKKRDTAPEKPTKILVSGSSNDSSDDEPLIKAAKHPQVTKIVRIILERCDGEETGAARSVNKTRAGTPTAEKSEESDGSEQSPEEA comes from the exons ATGAGGAGCATCAAAATGGACTGCAGCACGGCTGACGAGGCGACCAATGTAGTCCAGGACTCTCCAG CTTTAGATGACTCCTCAGATGACGAGCCTTTGATAAAGATGAAAACAGTCTCCGCACCAGCTAAGAGACCAGTGACAAAAAACAGCCCGTCAACCAGATCTAATGGCACACATAGCAACAAAGCAG ATGAGAGCTCCGACAATGAGCCGCTCATAAAGATCGCCAAAGTGTCGTCCAAAGCTGTGAATAAGTCTTTCACAGTGCCTCCAAAAAAAACTGTCAGTACAAAGGAGAGAG AATCCCAAGATAACGCTGATGGTTCGGATGATGAGCCTTTGAGTGAACTTGCCAAGAGACTTCAGTCCAAACCTCAGAGGAAGGCATCTGTCGTGTCATCTAGGAAAGCAACCCCAGTCATGAAATCGAAAAGGAACTCAGCAAAGAAAACAG TTAAATATGCAGAGTCTTCCAGCGATGATTCAGATGATGAACCACTGGCGACGACGAAGAGGAAGCTGACAAAGGCTCTCGAAGAGcaaaagagcaagaaaacaaaacaaaaactaaaagacaaatCATTGAAAG acagcagctcggatgatgacgatgatgatgttCCCTTGGTGAACCTCATTGCCAAGAAGAAACcagtgaagaaaaacacaaagacaacagctGTATCGCATGGCAGTGCATCCAGAAACAGACGAG GACTTTCTGATGACAGCTCAGAAGATGAACCCTTGATTAACTTTGTGAAAAAGAACCGCAcagacaagcaaacaaaaaccaaaatgaagGCTTCAGCTCAGAAGAAAAGAGACACAGCTCCTGAAAAGCCAACGAAGATCCTTGTGTCAG GATCATCAAACGACAGTTCAGATGATGAACCCTTAATCAAGGCAGCCAAACACCCACAAGTGACCAAAATCGTCAGGATAATATTAGAGAGGTGTGATGGTGAAGAGACGGGGGCAGCAAGAAGCGTGAACAAAACCAGAGCAG GCACACCGACTGCTGAGAAGAGCGAGGAGTCAGACGGCTCAGAGCAATCACCAGAAGAAGCATAA
- the LOC139345891 gene encoding nucleolar protein dao-5-like isoform X4, translating to MKTVSAPAKRPVTKNSPSTRSNGTHSNKADESSDNEPLIKIAKVSSKAVNKSFTVPPKKTVSTKERESQDNADGSDDEPLSELAKRLQSKPQRKASVVSSRKATPVMKSKRNSAKKTVKYAESSSDDSDDEPLATTKRKLTKALEEQKSKKTKQKLKDKSLKDSSSDDDDDDVPLVNLIAKKKPVKKNTKTTAVSHGSASRNRRGLSDDSSEDEPLINFVKKNRTDKQTKTKMKASAQKKRDTAPEKPTKILVSGSSNDSSDDEPLIKAAKHPQVTKIVRIILERCDGEETGAARSVNKTRAGTPTAEKSEESDGSEQSPEEA from the exons ATGAAAACAGTCTCCGCACCAGCTAAGAGACCAGTGACAAAAAACAGCCCGTCAACCAGATCTAATGGCACACATAGCAACAAAGCAG ATGAGAGCTCCGACAATGAGCCGCTCATAAAGATCGCCAAAGTGTCGTCCAAAGCTGTGAATAAGTCTTTCACAGTGCCTCCAAAAAAAACTGTCAGTACAAAGGAGAGAG AATCCCAAGATAACGCTGATGGTTCGGATGATGAGCCTTTGAGTGAACTTGCCAAGAGACTTCAGTCCAAACCTCAGAGGAAGGCATCTGTCGTGTCATCTAGGAAAGCAACCCCAGTCATGAAATCGAAAAGGAACTCAGCAAAGAAAACAG TTAAATATGCAGAGTCTTCCAGCGATGATTCAGATGATGAACCACTGGCGACGACGAAGAGGAAGCTGACAAAGGCTCTCGAAGAGcaaaagagcaagaaaacaaaacaaaaactaaaagacaaatCATTGAAAG acagcagctcggatgatgacgatgatgatgttCCCTTGGTGAACCTCATTGCCAAGAAGAAACcagtgaagaaaaacacaaagacaacagctGTATCGCATGGCAGTGCATCCAGAAACAGACGAG GACTTTCTGATGACAGCTCAGAAGATGAACCCTTGATTAACTTTGTGAAAAAGAACCGCAcagacaagcaaacaaaaaccaaaatgaagGCTTCAGCTCAGAAGAAAAGAGACACAGCTCCTGAAAAGCCAACGAAGATCCTTGTGTCAG GATCATCAAACGACAGTTCAGATGATGAACCCTTAATCAAGGCAGCCAAACACCCACAAGTGACCAAAATCGTCAGGATAATATTAGAGAGGTGTGATGGTGAAGAGACGGGGGCAGCAAGAAGCGTGAACAAAACCAGAGCAG GCACACCGACTGCTGAGAAGAGCGAGGAGTCAGACGGCTCAGAGCAATCACCAGAAGAAGCATAA
- the LOC139345891 gene encoding nucleolar protein dao-5-like isoform X3 encodes MKTVSAPAKRPVTKNSPSTRSNGTHSNKADVNTDESSDNEPLIKIAKVSSKAVNKSFTVPPKKTVSTKERESQDNADGSDDEPLSELAKRLQSKPQRKASVVSSRKATPVMKSKRNSAKKTVKYAESSSDDSDDEPLATTKRKLTKALEEQKSKKTKQKLKDKSLKDSSSDDDDDDVPLVNLIAKKKPVKKNTKTTAVSHGSASRNRRGLSDDSSEDEPLINFVKKNRTDKQTKTKMKASAQKKRDTAPEKPTKILVSGSSNDSSDDEPLIKAAKHPQVTKIVRIILERCDGEETGAARSVNKTRAGTPTAEKSEESDGSEQSPEEA; translated from the exons ATGAAAACAGTCTCCGCACCAGCTAAGAGACCAGTGACAAAAAACAGCCCGTCAACCAGATCTAATGGCACACATAGCAACAAAGCAG ATGTGAATACAGATGAGAGCTCCGACAATGAGCCGCTCATAAAGATCGCCAAAGTGTCGTCCAAAGCTGTGAATAAGTCTTTCACAGTGCCTCCAAAAAAAACTGTCAGTACAAAGGAGAGAG AATCCCAAGATAACGCTGATGGTTCGGATGATGAGCCTTTGAGTGAACTTGCCAAGAGACTTCAGTCCAAACCTCAGAGGAAGGCATCTGTCGTGTCATCTAGGAAAGCAACCCCAGTCATGAAATCGAAAAGGAACTCAGCAAAGAAAACAG TTAAATATGCAGAGTCTTCCAGCGATGATTCAGATGATGAACCACTGGCGACGACGAAGAGGAAGCTGACAAAGGCTCTCGAAGAGcaaaagagcaagaaaacaaaacaaaaactaaaagacaaatCATTGAAAG acagcagctcggatgatgacgatgatgatgttCCCTTGGTGAACCTCATTGCCAAGAAGAAACcagtgaagaaaaacacaaagacaacagctGTATCGCATGGCAGTGCATCCAGAAACAGACGAG GACTTTCTGATGACAGCTCAGAAGATGAACCCTTGATTAACTTTGTGAAAAAGAACCGCAcagacaagcaaacaaaaaccaaaatgaagGCTTCAGCTCAGAAGAAAAGAGACACAGCTCCTGAAAAGCCAACGAAGATCCTTGTGTCAG GATCATCAAACGACAGTTCAGATGATGAACCCTTAATCAAGGCAGCCAAACACCCACAAGTGACCAAAATCGTCAGGATAATATTAGAGAGGTGTGATGGTGAAGAGACGGGGGCAGCAAGAAGCGTGAACAAAACCAGAGCAG GCACACCGACTGCTGAGAAGAGCGAGGAGTCAGACGGCTCAGAGCAATCACCAGAAGAAGCATAA
- the LOC139345891 gene encoding nucleolar protein dao-5-like isoform X5 encodes MRSIKMDCSTADEATNVVQDSPDVNTDESSDNEPLIKIAKVSSKAVNKSFTVPPKKTVSTKERESQDNADGSDDEPLSELAKRLQSKPQRKASVVSSRKATPVMKSKRNSAKKTVKYAESSSDDSDDEPLATTKRKLTKALEEQKSKKTKQKLKDKSLKDSSSDDDDDDVPLVNLIAKKKPVKKNTKTTAVSHGSASRNRRGLSDDSSEDEPLINFVKKNRTDKQTKTKMKASAQKKRDTAPEKPTKILVSGSSNDSSDDEPLIKAAKHPQVTKIVRIILERCDGEETGAARSVNKTRAGTPTAEKSEESDGSEQSPEEA; translated from the exons ATGAGGAGCATCAAAATGGACTGCAGCACGGCTGACGAGGCGACCAATGTAGTCCAGGACTCTCCAG ATGTGAATACAGATGAGAGCTCCGACAATGAGCCGCTCATAAAGATCGCCAAAGTGTCGTCCAAAGCTGTGAATAAGTCTTTCACAGTGCCTCCAAAAAAAACTGTCAGTACAAAGGAGAGAG AATCCCAAGATAACGCTGATGGTTCGGATGATGAGCCTTTGAGTGAACTTGCCAAGAGACTTCAGTCCAAACCTCAGAGGAAGGCATCTGTCGTGTCATCTAGGAAAGCAACCCCAGTCATGAAATCGAAAAGGAACTCAGCAAAGAAAACAG TTAAATATGCAGAGTCTTCCAGCGATGATTCAGATGATGAACCACTGGCGACGACGAAGAGGAAGCTGACAAAGGCTCTCGAAGAGcaaaagagcaagaaaacaaaacaaaaactaaaagacaaatCATTGAAAG acagcagctcggatgatgacgatgatgatgttCCCTTGGTGAACCTCATTGCCAAGAAGAAACcagtgaagaaaaacacaaagacaacagctGTATCGCATGGCAGTGCATCCAGAAACAGACGAG GACTTTCTGATGACAGCTCAGAAGATGAACCCTTGATTAACTTTGTGAAAAAGAACCGCAcagacaagcaaacaaaaaccaaaatgaagGCTTCAGCTCAGAAGAAAAGAGACACAGCTCCTGAAAAGCCAACGAAGATCCTTGTGTCAG GATCATCAAACGACAGTTCAGATGATGAACCCTTAATCAAGGCAGCCAAACACCCACAAGTGACCAAAATCGTCAGGATAATATTAGAGAGGTGTGATGGTGAAGAGACGGGGGCAGCAAGAAGCGTGAACAAAACCAGAGCAG GCACACCGACTGCTGAGAAGAGCGAGGAGTCAGACGGCTCAGAGCAATCACCAGAAGAAGCATAA
- the LOC139345891 gene encoding nucleolar protein dao-5-like isoform X1 — protein sequence MRSIKMDCSTADEATNVVQDSPALDDSSDDEPLIKMKTVSAPAKRPVTKNSPSTRSNGTHSNKADVNTDESSDNEPLIKIAKVSSKAVNKSFTVPPKKTVSTKERESQDNADGSDDEPLSELAKRLQSKPQRKASVVSSRKATPVMKSKRNSAKKTVKYAESSSDDSDDEPLATTKRKLTKALEEQKSKKTKQKLKDKSLKDSSSDDDDDDVPLVNLIAKKKPVKKNTKTTAVSHGSASRNRRGLSDDSSEDEPLINFVKKNRTDKQTKTKMKASAQKKRDTAPEKPTKILVSGSSNDSSDDEPLIKAAKHPQVTKIVRIILERCDGEETGAARSVNKTRAGTPTAEKSEESDGSEQSPEEA from the exons ATGAGGAGCATCAAAATGGACTGCAGCACGGCTGACGAGGCGACCAATGTAGTCCAGGACTCTCCAG CTTTAGATGACTCCTCAGATGACGAGCCTTTGATAAAGATGAAAACAGTCTCCGCACCAGCTAAGAGACCAGTGACAAAAAACAGCCCGTCAACCAGATCTAATGGCACACATAGCAACAAAGCAG ATGTGAATACAGATGAGAGCTCCGACAATGAGCCGCTCATAAAGATCGCCAAAGTGTCGTCCAAAGCTGTGAATAAGTCTTTCACAGTGCCTCCAAAAAAAACTGTCAGTACAAAGGAGAGAG AATCCCAAGATAACGCTGATGGTTCGGATGATGAGCCTTTGAGTGAACTTGCCAAGAGACTTCAGTCCAAACCTCAGAGGAAGGCATCTGTCGTGTCATCTAGGAAAGCAACCCCAGTCATGAAATCGAAAAGGAACTCAGCAAAGAAAACAG TTAAATATGCAGAGTCTTCCAGCGATGATTCAGATGATGAACCACTGGCGACGACGAAGAGGAAGCTGACAAAGGCTCTCGAAGAGcaaaagagcaagaaaacaaaacaaaaactaaaagacaaatCATTGAAAG acagcagctcggatgatgacgatgatgatgttCCCTTGGTGAACCTCATTGCCAAGAAGAAACcagtgaagaaaaacacaaagacaacagctGTATCGCATGGCAGTGCATCCAGAAACAGACGAG GACTTTCTGATGACAGCTCAGAAGATGAACCCTTGATTAACTTTGTGAAAAAGAACCGCAcagacaagcaaacaaaaaccaaaatgaagGCTTCAGCTCAGAAGAAAAGAGACACAGCTCCTGAAAAGCCAACGAAGATCCTTGTGTCAG GATCATCAAACGACAGTTCAGATGATGAACCCTTAATCAAGGCAGCCAAACACCCACAAGTGACCAAAATCGTCAGGATAATATTAGAGAGGTGTGATGGTGAAGAGACGGGGGCAGCAAGAAGCGTGAACAAAACCAGAGCAG GCACACCGACTGCTGAGAAGAGCGAGGAGTCAGACGGCTCAGAGCAATCACCAGAAGAAGCATAA